Proteins from a single region of Acidianus ambivalens:
- a CDS encoding helix-turn-helix domain-containing protein: MEYLVGNRITELREKKGLSISQLAKLSGISKSTLWEIENNKISPTISTLWSIANALGVPFSELITYDIIIKDEGSEVRLIEREGNREVYIMKLISRTVKRSEAHKTAPVEIVHVIKGAMIVGPVESPRFVWEGRVTKFYGGIDHVYIALGGDAEAIVTMIYYQQNANNFNRKIYINNKDIKIEKYRDLIEDYERIGNETLANAISAISNYSILDDTRLVFDILSAEFKTLRGNLTLPKAVFESMNKVSNSEITKTTDFEHNIDVLRYYIYEPLHPSYAEQAVYVAYELEKRKIRNIVSIGCGPAYHERILKEIILDLNITCIENSRFFKELSPFNVIESVPNDSEAVVSFEPSHHIDNFLEIAAEKLRKKGILIVSDEFIKDYSTEKERKINVIRHHLGYLLDIKLPKFRDSLLSSYHTAKNLDLSLSILSKTYLEIMNEIKDEVTTKDIEKAFLNFYYLELTSLMLGIAYIEERKTSVKKFVSKASTLGLKLVSHYKVYSTGEGKMGSGTHVLVFVKV, from the coding sequence ATGGAGTACTTAGTAGGCAATAGAATAACAGAGCTCAGAGAAAAGAAAGGATTAAGTATATCTCAACTTGCTAAACTATCTGGAATTTCAAAGTCCACATTATGGGAGATAGAGAATAATAAGATAAGCCCAACAATTTCTACACTTTGGAGTATAGCAAATGCCTTAGGAGTTCCATTTAGCGAGCTCATAACATACGATATTATAATAAAAGATGAAGGATCTGAGGTTCGTTTAATAGAACGAGAAGGTAATAGGGAAGTTTATATAATGAAATTAATCTCTAGAACTGTTAAACGTTCTGAAGCGCACAAGACAGCCCCGGTTGAAATAGTCCATGTAATTAAGGGTGCCATGATAGTTGGACCAGTTGAAAGTCCAAGGTTTGTCTGGGAAGGAAGAGTTACTAAGTTCTACGGCGGAATAGATCACGTTTATATAGCCTTAGGTGGTGATGCTGAAGCAATAGTTACAATGATATATTACCAACAAAATGCTAATAATTTTAATAGAAAAATTTATATTAATAATAAAGATATAAAAATAGAAAAATATAGAGATCTAATTGAAGATTATGAAAGAATAGGAAATGAAACATTAGCTAATGCCATTTCGGCAATAAGCAATTATAGCATACTCGACGATACTCGATTAGTATTTGATATACTTTCTGCCGAATTTAAAACGTTACGTGGTAACTTAACATTACCTAAAGCTGTTTTTGAATCAATGAATAAAGTAAGTAATTCCGAAATAACTAAAACTACAGATTTTGAACATAATATAGACGTTTTAAGATACTACATTTATGAACCTCTTCATCCAAGCTATGCCGAACAAGCAGTATACGTTGCCTACGAATTAGAGAAAAGAAAAATTAGAAATATTGTTAGTATAGGCTGTGGTCCTGCGTATCATGAGAGAATATTAAAGGAAATTATACTCGATTTAAATATAACTTGTATCGAAAATTCTCGATTTTTCAAGGAATTGTCGCCATTTAATGTAATTGAGTCAGTACCCAATGATTCTGAGGCTGTTGTATCTTTTGAACCTTCTCACCATATAGACAATTTTCTTGAAATAGCTGCAGAAAAACTTAGAAAGAAAGGAATTCTAATAGTATCAGATGAGTTCATAAAAGATTATTCAACAGAAAAAGAAAGGAAAATAAATGTAATAAGACATCATTTAGGGTATTTATTGGACATAAAATTACCTAAGTTTAGGGATAGCCTCCTCTCATCTTATCATACAGCTAAAAATCTTGACCTCTCGCTAAGTATACTATCTAAAACATATTTGGAAATCATGAATGAAATTAAAGATGAGGTAACTACTAAAGATATTGAAAAAGCCTTTCTTAACTTTTATTATTTAGAATTAACATCCCTAATGCTTGGAATTGCTTATATAGAAGAGAGAAAGACCTCAGTAAAGAAGTTTGTTTCAAAGGCTTCAACACTGGGTTTAAAACTAGTTTCTCATTACAAGGTTTACTCTACCGGAGAAGGAAAGATGGGAAGTGGAACTCACGTTCTAGTTTTCGTTAAGGTGTAA
- a CDS encoding DMT family transporter, whose protein sequence is MKGKNFGVLEMIITTAIWGSIPILAIFSDLPSLVFVFFRVFITSIFLLLVIRKRVNLRNLINKYVILSGIFLALNWILLFYAVTIIQVSEAILLYYSGPIFAILIMHFLGERIGINRSISIIIAFTGIFIIINPTTLNISIGTLIALASGIFYGLLAVASKMATGIVNSKELVFYQTIISTIITSPFLLILRFNLTLNNIVIVTIAALVNTLLALFLWYDALTKISVQLSSILSYLDPVFAMLFAFLFLHQIPTLISLIGGILIIISGIFSVIIESRNIKR, encoded by the coding sequence ATGAAAGGAAAAAATTTTGGAGTTTTAGAGATGATAATAACTACCGCTATATGGGGAAGTATTCCAATTCTTGCCATATTTTCTGATTTACCATCGCTAGTCTTTGTATTCTTTAGAGTGTTTATTACAAGCATATTTCTTTTACTAGTAATTAGAAAAAGGGTAAACTTACGTAATCTTATTAATAAATATGTTATCTTATCTGGAATATTTTTAGCACTGAATTGGATTTTGTTATTCTATGCAGTGACAATTATTCAAGTATCAGAGGCCATTTTGCTTTATTACTCTGGTCCAATATTTGCAATCCTTATCATGCATTTTCTAGGAGAAAGAATAGGCATAAATAGATCTATCTCTATAATAATTGCCTTTACTGGAATTTTTATAATAATTAATCCAACGACACTTAACATTAGTATTGGTACCTTAATTGCATTAGCTAGTGGAATTTTTTATGGACTCTTAGCCGTTGCTAGCAAAATGGCTACTGGAATAGTAAATTCTAAAGAGCTAGTGTTTTATCAGACGATAATATCTACAATCATCACTTCACCTTTCCTTTTAATACTAAGATTCAATTTAACATTAAATAATATAGTAATAGTTACCATAGCGGCGTTAGTAAATACTTTATTAGCTTTGTTCCTATGGTATGATGCACTTACTAAAATAAGTGTTCAATTATCGTCAATTCTAAGCTATCTAGATCCAGTATTTGCGATGTTATTTGCGTTCCTATTTTTACATCAAATACCGACTTTAATATCATTAATAGGTGGAATATTAATAATAATTAGCGGAATATTTTCAGTTATAATAGAATCTAGAAACATAAAAAGGTAA
- a CDS encoding DsrE family protein, translated as MNDKVLFVFMTGRENFAKLLANIGMATKMKTADPQLTVELIFLTPAVETLNKRQVMFKPVLEAIKEAKKAGIKIVACEVAMANVGLQKEDIEDGLVDEFAPVGGLYVLQKIKEGYEVLTI; from the coding sequence ATGAATGATAAAGTATTGTTCGTATTCATGACCGGAAGAGAAAATTTTGCTAAATTATTAGCAAACATTGGCATGGCAACTAAAATGAAAACTGCGGATCCGCAACTTACCGTAGAGCTTATCTTTCTTACGCCTGCAGTAGAAACTTTAAACAAGAGGCAAGTAATGTTTAAGCCAGTGTTAGAAGCAATAAAAGAAGCAAAGAAAGCTGGCATTAAAATAGTGGCATGTGAAGTAGCTATGGCCAATGTAGGTTTGCAAAAAGAAGATATTGAAGACGGATTAGTAGATGAATTTGCGCCAGTAGGAGGCCTTTATGTTTTACAAAAAATAAAAGAAGGCTATGAAGTTCTAACAATATGA
- a CDS encoding beta-CASP ribonuclease aCPSF1 — MTSRLEILGAIYNGIPKDAGITRIEFEGPEIAVYVKNPNFLTNGGDIIKKIAKEIKKRIVVKADKSVRKDEKEAIEIIKNIVPKEAEITDIKFDEDLGEVLIKAKKPGLVIGKGGLIQQRIFLETFWKPEIIREPPIKSKTIENVITHIYNETEYRAKILKTFGDRIHREVLFKDRYVRITALGAFQEIGRSAILVETPESRVLLDTGVNPSVNFGERMFPKLDIDQLRLEDLDAVVITHAHLDHCGMVPYLFKYGYEGPVYTTPPTRDVMALMQLDLLDVAEKDGRPLPYSAKEVRKELLHTITLDYEEVTDIAPDIRLTFYNAGHILGSAMVHLHIGEGTHNIVYTGDFKYAKTRLLDRATSEFPKVDTLIMETTYGAQEQTSREESEKQLIDIINNTINRGGKVLIPVLAVGRGQEMMLVINNALKNKLIPEVPVYVTGLFDEVTAIHTAYPEWLSREVRDAILYRDENPFVSDQFKRIEGYREDIAQGEPSIILATSGMLNGGPAVEFFKAMAPDPKNSIVFVSYQAEGTLGRKVRDGAKEVQIIGRDGRVENIQINMEVKVVDGFSGHSDRRQLLKFLHDLTPKPKNIILDHGEYNSMMAFKRLIDNPKEKERLGIKGANIYTPAILDSLRVV; from the coding sequence GTGACAAGTAGACTTGAAATTTTAGGTGCAATATATAATGGAATTCCAAAAGATGCAGGAATAACTAGAATAGAGTTTGAAGGACCAGAAATAGCCGTATATGTAAAAAATCCAAATTTTCTAACTAATGGTGGTGATATTATAAAGAAAATAGCCAAAGAAATAAAGAAAAGAATTGTTGTAAAGGCCGATAAAAGCGTGAGAAAAGATGAAAAGGAGGCAATAGAAATAATAAAGAACATTGTACCGAAAGAAGCAGAAATAACTGACATAAAGTTCGACGAAGACTTAGGAGAAGTATTAATAAAAGCTAAGAAACCTGGATTAGTAATAGGAAAAGGAGGTTTAATACAGCAAAGAATATTCCTTGAAACTTTCTGGAAACCAGAAATAATTAGAGAACCACCAATAAAATCTAAGACTATAGAAAATGTCATAACTCACATATATAATGAAACGGAATATAGAGCGAAAATCTTGAAGACTTTTGGAGATAGAATACATAGAGAAGTATTATTTAAGGATAGATATGTTAGAATTACAGCATTAGGCGCTTTTCAAGAAATAGGCAGATCAGCAATATTAGTAGAGACTCCAGAGAGTAGAGTTTTACTTGATACTGGAGTAAATCCAAGCGTCAATTTCGGAGAAAGGATGTTTCCTAAATTAGATATAGACCAGCTTAGATTAGAAGACTTAGACGCTGTAGTAATAACTCATGCACATTTAGATCACTGCGGTATGGTTCCCTATCTATTTAAGTACGGGTATGAAGGTCCGGTTTATACAACTCCGCCAACTAGGGATGTTATGGCTTTAATGCAATTAGACTTATTGGACGTTGCAGAGAAAGACGGAAGACCTTTACCTTACAGTGCAAAAGAAGTGAGGAAAGAGCTTCTTCATACAATAACATTAGATTACGAGGAAGTTACTGACATTGCACCAGATATAAGGTTAACATTCTATAATGCTGGGCACATTTTAGGCTCAGCGATGGTTCATTTGCATATAGGCGAAGGAACTCATAACATTGTATACACTGGAGACTTCAAGTATGCAAAAACTAGGCTATTAGATAGGGCTACTAGCGAATTCCCTAAGGTTGATACACTGATTATGGAGACAACTTACGGTGCTCAAGAGCAAACTAGTAGGGAGGAATCTGAAAAACAACTGATAGATATTATAAATAATACAATAAACAGAGGAGGCAAAGTCCTTATTCCAGTCTTAGCAGTAGGAAGAGGTCAAGAAATGATGCTAGTAATAAATAACGCATTAAAGAACAAATTAATACCAGAAGTTCCAGTATATGTGACTGGATTATTCGATGAGGTTACTGCAATACACACTGCTTATCCAGAGTGGTTAAGTAGAGAAGTTAGAGACGCAATACTTTATAGAGATGAGAATCCGTTCGTTTCGGATCAATTTAAGAGGATAGAAGGATATAGGGAAGATATTGCACAAGGAGAACCTTCCATTATTTTAGCAACATCTGGTATGCTTAACGGCGGACCTGCAGTGGAGTTCTTTAAAGCTATGGCTCCAGATCCAAAGAATTCCATAGTATTTGTAAGCTATCAGGCGGAAGGAACTTTGGGTAGAAAAGTAAGGGATGGAGCAAAAGAAGTACAAATAATCGGAAGAGATGGAAGAGTAGAAAACATACAAATTAATATGGAGGTAAAAGTAGTTGATGGTTTCTCAGGGCACTCAGATAGGAGACAACTACTAAAGTTCTTACACGACTTAACTCCTAAGCCTAAAAATATTATTCTAGATCATGGAGAATATAATTCAATGATGGCCTTTAAGAGACTTATAGATAATCCTAAAGAGAAGGAAAGACTTGGAATTAAAGGAGCAAACATCTACACTCCTGCAATACTCGATAGCTTAAGAGTCGTATAA